In the Butyrivibrio fibrisolvens genome, one interval contains:
- a CDS encoding glycoside hydrolase family 5 protein, with product MKKKIGIIIAVFTALIVAACAVVVFWYIGIPKQQVVAESSESRAFVREMGVGINIGNSLDVCDWNNMFTMDANPSTYETIWWNAPITEDLIKMIADKGFGTVRIPVTYMNHIDEKGNVDPNWLLRVSEVVSMVIDNGMYCIVDIHHDTGNDGWIKASKSNYNDNRDKVANMIIQIAECLKDYDDHLILEGFNEMVDDNTRWTDVPYESLSIYNNWNQLFVDLVRATGSNNATRFLLINTYAATCDGRNIDYFELPTDSVEDRLLVGVHGYLKYEKMETGFDNIKKLYDRGYAIVIGEFGTTGDSNVDRVQYTADYSQKAAEIGACPILWDNGSNAKSAAEVTNYAIMDRKNLKWYFPEIAEALINGHKIS from the coding sequence GTGAAAAAGAAGATTGGAATAATAATAGCAGTTTTTACAGCTCTAATAGTTGCAGCATGTGCAGTAGTAGTTTTTTGGTACATAGGTATACCAAAACAGCAGGTAGTAGCTGAATCATCAGAGTCAAGAGCCTTTGTAAGAGAAATGGGCGTTGGAATTAATATCGGTAATTCACTAGATGTTTGTGATTGGAACAATATGTTTACTATGGATGCAAATCCGAGTACATATGAAACAATTTGGTGGAATGCACCTATTACAGAAGACCTTATCAAAATGATTGCAGATAAAGGTTTTGGAACGGTCAGGATACCTGTAACATACATGAACCATATTGATGAAAAAGGAAATGTTGATCCTAATTGGCTTTTGAGAGTATCAGAAGTTGTTTCTATGGTTATTGATAACGGTATGTATTGCATAGTTGATATTCATCATGATACAGGTAATGATGGTTGGATCAAGGCTTCCAAGAGTAATTACAATGACAACCGTGATAAGGTTGCCAATATGATAATACAGATTGCAGAATGTTTAAAAGATTATGATGATCATTTGATCCTTGAGGGGTTTAATGAGATGGTAGATGATAATACCAGATGGACCGATGTTCCATATGAATCATTATCTATCTATAATAATTGGAATCAGTTATTTGTTGATTTGGTTAGAGCAACGGGATCAAACAATGCTACCAGATTTTTGCTTATAAATACTTATGCAGCCACTTGTGATGGGCGAAATATAGATTATTTTGAACTTCCTACTGATTCTGTTGAAGATAGGCTATTAGTTGGCGTTCATGGTTATTTAAAATATGAAAAAATGGAAACTGGCTTTGATAACATAAAAAAATTATATGATAGAGGATATGCAATAGTAATAGGTGAGTTTGGAACTACAGGTGATAGTAACGTTGATAGAGTTCAATATACAGCCGATTATTCACAAAAAGCAGCTGAAATAGGAGCGTGCCCGATACTCTGGGATAATGGGTCAAATGCAAAATCCGCAGCAGAAGTGACTAATTATGCAATTATGGATAGAAAGAATCTGAAATGGTATTTTCCAGAGATAGCGGAAGCATTAATTAATGGACATAAAATTTCATAA
- a CDS encoding glycoside hydrolase family 5 protein encodes MKRLLSIMLIIALSFCVMSCGMYTESGIASAENGSSTKVVVSSQNANIVYASEDLSVDELFKDMGNGMSLGNDLDVCDWDTIGSNKAIDYQAAAIYTTNPYSAWDASSYQYFSYDGSLHFVWKIDSLKAATSTKCDSFAIQIVSHDANAQNKPLTCTITNATFTTSSGSKFTMGNLIGSHTLTMKNEVTEYVYQPMSSFDGVKTTGDVIGGTIEIDLKLEDFYYDVSSEIAKLETYWGNPVATEDMIKAISDRGFKTLRVPVTYFNHMSDNGTIDTAFLDRVEEVVDWALKYDMYVIVSIQHDTGNSGWIMASESNYKSNKNKVEYMVTQIADRFKSKDEKLILEGFNEVVNEKCQWDDNIPDKDLAAMNMWNQLFVDTVRATGENNKDRYLLVNTYAAMSTKKVLDAFVLPSDTANNKILVGLHCYFTLSNMQEKFAIMTEFTQKYNVIIGEWAFWISKDGDNRIEGATEYLKYVNALGVPAIWWDNGHINEMAIFDRKTLTWPNEELVELIITGGK; translated from the coding sequence ATGAAAAGATTATTATCAATAATGTTAATAATTGCATTATCATTTTGCGTAATGTCGTGCGGAATGTACACTGAAAGCGGAATTGCCAGTGCTGAAAACGGCAGTTCTACTAAGGTTGTTGTCAGCTCACAGAATGCAAATATAGTATATGCGAGCGAAGATCTGTCAGTTGATGAGCTTTTTAAAGACATGGGTAATGGAATGAGCCTTGGTAATGATCTTGACGTTTGCGACTGGGATACAATTGGCTCGAATAAGGCGATTGATTATCAGGCTGCAGCGATATATACTACGAACCCATATAGCGCCTGGGATGCGTCATCCTATCAATATTTTTCATATGATGGATCTCTTCATTTTGTCTGGAAAATAGATTCTCTTAAGGCGGCTACCAGTACAAAATGTGATTCTTTTGCCATTCAGATAGTATCACATGATGCTAATGCTCAGAATAAGCCACTTACATGTACTATTACAAATGCAACATTTACAACTTCATCAGGTTCAAAGTTTACAATGGGCAATCTAATAGGTTCCCATACACTTACAATGAAAAATGAAGTAACTGAGTACGTATATCAGCCTATGTCATCATTTGATGGTGTTAAAACGACAGGCGATGTTATTGGTGGAACTATAGAGATAGATCTTAAACTTGAGGATTTCTACTACGATGTAAGTTCGGAGATTGCCAAACTTGAAACTTATTGGGGAAATCCTGTGGCAACTGAAGATATGATCAAGGCAATAAGCGACAGAGGTTTCAAGACATTGAGAGTTCCGGTTACTTATTTTAACCACATGTCTGATAATGGAACAATTGATACAGCATTTCTGGACAGGGTTGAAGAGGTTGTTGACTGGGCGTTAAAGTATGATATGTATGTTATAGTCAGTATTCAGCATGATACGGGTAATAGTGGCTGGATCATGGCATCAGAGAGCAATTACAAAAGTAATAAGAACAAAGTTGAATATATGGTCACCCAGATAGCAGATAGATTCAAGAGTAAGGATGAAAAACTTATACTTGAAGGTTTCAATGAGGTGGTCAATGAAAAATGCCAATGGGATGACAATATTCCTGACAAAGATCTTGCTGCAATGAATATGTGGAATCAATTATTCGTTGATACCGTCAGGGCAACTGGAGAGAATAACAAAGATAGATATCTTCTTGTAAATACTTATGCTGCAATGTCAACAAAGAAGGTTTTGGATGCGTTTGTTTTACCATCGGATACTGCAAACAATAAGATACTTGTTGGTTTGCATTGTTATTTTACGCTTAGTAATATGCAGGAAAAATTTGCCATTATGACCGAGTTTACACAAAAGTATAATGTCATTATCGGAGAATGGGCTTTCTGGATTTCCAAGGATGGAGATAATCGTATTGAAGGAGCAACAGAATACTTAAAGTATGTTAACGCTCTGGGAGTTCCTGCTATATGGTGGGATAACGGTCATATTAATGAGATGGCTATATTTGATAGGAAAACACTTACGTGGCCTAATGAAGAACTTGTGGAGTTGATCATTACTGGCGGTAAATAA